The genomic region ACGAGCCAGGCGAGTTCCATCGAGCCGATCCGGTCGGGGACCTCGGCGGCGGGTTTCGCGGTGAGTTCGGCGAGCATGGTCAGCAGGTCAGCTCGCCCCAGGTCGGGCTGACCGGGCATCAGGAGTTGTCGCTCGTCGCCTCGGCGACGCGGTCGGCGACCATTGTGGTGAACTCGCCGACCGTCATCAGGGCCAGCTTCTCCGACTCGTCGTCGGCGAACGTCAGGCCGTAGCGGTCCTCGACGCGGACGGACAGGTCGGCCAGGGCAAGCGATTCCAGGTCGACGCCGGACGGGCCGAGCGTGGTGTCGTCGTCGAGCCCCTCGACGTCGTAGTTCATGTCGGCGAGCTGCTCGACGACGAAGGCACGGACCTCGGCTCTCATGGATACCCTCTCTGCGTGGGCCAACTGACGGCGTCCGATCGGGACACCGCGTACGTGTGGGTCGGTCGGGACACCGGCGGTCGGCCGGGCCCCGCCCTGCGGTTGCTGCGGCGGGCGGGCGCGGCGCTGCTCGGTAGCGCCGAGGCGGAGGTGGTGCTGGCACACGGCCCCGCCGGCAACCCGGTCGTACGTGTCGCCGGGCCGGCGAACGCCGGGCCCGTCGAGCTGCCGGTCAGCGTCAGCCGTGCCGGTCGGATCGTGGTGGTCGCCGCCCGCGCGGCCGGGCCGGTCGGCGTCGACGTGGAGGAGGTCCGTCCGCTGCCCGCGCTCGCGCTGGCCCGCCGCTGGTTCGCGCCGGCCGAGGTGGCCTGGCTGGCCTGTCGACCCGAGGCCGGCCGGGCGGCGGACTTCCTGCGGTTGTGGACCGCCAAGGAGGCGGTCGGCAAGACGCTCGGCCTGGGGCTGCGCGGCGGCGGGCTGCTCCGGGAGATGCCTCCGCCGGTCGGGCCCGGGCTGCCGCTGCGCCCGGTGCCCGGCGGTGAGCCCCTGCGGGTCGGTCATCCGGAGCTGGGTGGCGGTCTCGTCCTGGCGGTCGCCGTGCGGGCGGAGGACGAGGACGAGGTCGACGTCGAGGTCGTGC from Micromonospora lupini harbors:
- a CDS encoding acyl carrier protein, coding for MRAEVRAFVVEQLADMNYDVEGLDDDTTLGPSGVDLESLALADLSVRVEDRYGLTFADDESEKLALMTVGEFTTMVADRVAEATSDNS
- a CDS encoding 4'-phosphopantetheinyl transferase family protein, which produces MGQLTASDRDTAYVWVGRDTGGRPGPALRLLRRAGAALLGSAEAEVVLAHGPAGNPVVRVAGPANAGPVELPVSVSRAGRIVVVAARAAGPVGVDVEEVRPLPALALARRWFAPAEVAWLACRPEAGRAADFLRLWTAKEAVGKTLGLGLRGGGLLREMPPPVGPGLPLRPVPGGEPLRVGHPELGGGLVLAVAVRAEDEDEVDVEVVQRAAHGVAAERSASVERTSLPVVVRGNWSSRRSTRGRL